The following proteins are encoded in a genomic region of Ooceraea biroi isolate clonal line C1 chromosome 14, Obir_v5.4, whole genome shotgun sequence:
- the LOC105283003 gene encoding dysbindin protein homolog isoform X1, protein MFGSLRSKFQTVQEGISASIRGLSIAEHPKNKKLTNVRNVNYNAGADILHHFQLQWNELHELAEENAGKAQEADVSISSIYEKLQQEWNNVTCLNNTLAYIPKINNAIQDLMDQIGNLQEMFEEVEGALYRLEDLNEMLDLQSRQLDHRFQLAMYKEKKLIELNNFKNLLAKLTNDHIQRVSQYELKQQKKLKERRETFEEAFKEDLEEYKATGSIPKLPVSSQGPSLDEIVLDIDSKMFDEFLEN, encoded by the exons ATGTTTGGGTCACTACGTAGCAAGTTTCAGACAGTACAAGAAGGTATATCCGCTAG tatACGAGGATTATCCATTGCTGAACATCCTAAGAACAAAAAGTTGACCAATGTACGGAATGTGAATTACAATGCTGGTGCAGATATATTGCATCATTTCCAATTACAATGGAATGAGCTTCACGAACTTGCAGAAGAAAATGCGGGAAAGGCTCAAGAAGCAGATGTGTCGATTTCCTCCATTTATGAGAAACTTCAACAGGAATGGAATAATGTTACATGTTTGAACAATACTTTAGCTTACATTCCAAagattaataatgcaattcaGGATCTCATGGACCAAATAG GAAATTTGCAAGAAATGTTTGAGGAAGTTGAGGGAGCTTTGTATCGATTGGAAGACCTAAACGAGATGCTAGATTTACAAAGCAGGCAATTGGATCACAGATTTCAGTTGGCTATGTACAAAGAGAAGAAATtgatagaattaaataattttaaaa ACCTTTTAGCAAAACTGACGAACGACCACATTCAAAGAGTCTCGCAATACGAGTTAAAGCAGCAAAAAAAGCTAAAAGAACGGCGGGAAACATTTGAAGAAGCTTTTAAAGAGGATCTTGAGGAATACAAAGCAACTGGATCTATACCAa aGCTACCAGTCTCTTCACAAGGTCCATCGTTGGACGAGATAGTGTTAGACATCGATTCCAAAATGTTTGATGAATTTTTGGAGAATTAG
- the LOC105283003 gene encoding dysbindin-A isoform X3, whose protein sequence is MFGSLRSKFQTVQEGISASIRGLSIAEHPKNKKLTNVRNVNYNAGADILHHFQLQWNELHELAEENAGKAQEADVSISSIYEKLQQEWNNVTCLNNTLAYIPKINNAIQDLMDQIGNLQEMFEEVEGALYRLEDLNEMLDLQSRQLDHRFQLAMYKEKKLIELNNFKNLLAKLTNDHIQRVSQYELKQQKKLKERRETFEEAFKEDLEEYKATGSIPT, encoded by the exons ATGTTTGGGTCACTACGTAGCAAGTTTCAGACAGTACAAGAAGGTATATCCGCTAG tatACGAGGATTATCCATTGCTGAACATCCTAAGAACAAAAAGTTGACCAATGTACGGAATGTGAATTACAATGCTGGTGCAGATATATTGCATCATTTCCAATTACAATGGAATGAGCTTCACGAACTTGCAGAAGAAAATGCGGGAAAGGCTCAAGAAGCAGATGTGTCGATTTCCTCCATTTATGAGAAACTTCAACAGGAATGGAATAATGTTACATGTTTGAACAATACTTTAGCTTACATTCCAAagattaataatgcaattcaGGATCTCATGGACCAAATAG GAAATTTGCAAGAAATGTTTGAGGAAGTTGAGGGAGCTTTGTATCGATTGGAAGACCTAAACGAGATGCTAGATTTACAAAGCAGGCAATTGGATCACAGATTTCAGTTGGCTATGTACAAAGAGAAGAAATtgatagaattaaataattttaaaa ACCTTTTAGCAAAACTGACGAACGACCACATTCAAAGAGTCTCGCAATACGAGTTAAAGCAGCAAAAAAAGCTAAAAGAACGGCGGGAAACATTTGAAGAAGCTTTTAAAGAGGATCTTGAGGAATACAAAGCAACTGGATCTATACCAa CGTAG
- the LOC105283003 gene encoding dysbindin protein homolog isoform X2, with product MFGSLRSKFQTVQEGISASIRGLSIAEHPKNKKLTNVRNVNYNAGADILHHFQLQWNELHELAEENAGKAQEADVSISSIYEKLQQEWNNVTCLNNTLAYIPKINNAIQDLMDQIGNLQEMFEEVEGALYRLEDLNEMLDLQSRQLDHRFQLAMYKEKKLIELNNFKTKLTNDHIQRVSQYELKQQKKLKERRETFEEAFKEDLEEYKATGSIPKLPVSSQGPSLDEIVLDIDSKMFDEFLEN from the exons ATGTTTGGGTCACTACGTAGCAAGTTTCAGACAGTACAAGAAGGTATATCCGCTAG tatACGAGGATTATCCATTGCTGAACATCCTAAGAACAAAAAGTTGACCAATGTACGGAATGTGAATTACAATGCTGGTGCAGATATATTGCATCATTTCCAATTACAATGGAATGAGCTTCACGAACTTGCAGAAGAAAATGCGGGAAAGGCTCAAGAAGCAGATGTGTCGATTTCCTCCATTTATGAGAAACTTCAACAGGAATGGAATAATGTTACATGTTTGAACAATACTTTAGCTTACATTCCAAagattaataatgcaattcaGGATCTCATGGACCAAATAG GAAATTTGCAAGAAATGTTTGAGGAAGTTGAGGGAGCTTTGTATCGATTGGAAGACCTAAACGAGATGCTAGATTTACAAAGCAGGCAATTGGATCACAGATTTCAGTTGGCTATGTACAAAGAGAAGAAATtgatagaattaaataattttaaaa CAAAACTGACGAACGACCACATTCAAAGAGTCTCGCAATACGAGTTAAAGCAGCAAAAAAAGCTAAAAGAACGGCGGGAAACATTTGAAGAAGCTTTTAAAGAGGATCTTGAGGAATACAAAGCAACTGGATCTATACCAa aGCTACCAGTCTCTTCACAAGGTCCATCGTTGGACGAGATAGTGTTAGACATCGATTCCAAAATGTTTGATGAATTTTTGGAGAATTAG